Proteins found in one Amycolatopsis umgeniensis genomic segment:
- a CDS encoding MFS transporter — protein MADATTERLGHRLPVKKLFAASVGNALEWFDWTIYATFSIYFASEFFPKGNDALALINTFATYALAFFFRPLGGMLLGRFADVRGRKPAMILTIVLMAGGSVAIGLLPTFDQVGWLAPILLLLARVAQGLSLGGEVSNASAYLGEIAPPARRGRYSAFFYISTGSAVLIASVLGFVLARTMSKADLTAYGWRIPFLLGGVLGIIGLWLRRSLAETEIFEEKKSTARRVERPLRTTLREHPRAVVQLVGFSMLSTLCYYTFFSALTSFAVKTRKADDVDVFLALSIATALFVALQYPLGALSDRFGRKPQLLVWSAATAILIVPLSTLVRPGLPGLLVVFCVGLCLYTAMTSIAPAIMSELFPTELRGLGIGAWYNLTVALFGGTAPLVLTALSDAGLSTLFFWYVAAGAVIAFFVIRTLPETKGSDLR, from the coding sequence ATGGCGGATGCGACGACGGAGCGGCTAGGGCATCGACTCCCGGTGAAGAAGTTGTTCGCCGCCAGTGTCGGGAACGCGCTGGAGTGGTTCGACTGGACCATCTACGCGACCTTCAGCATCTACTTCGCCAGCGAGTTCTTCCCGAAGGGCAATGACGCGCTGGCGTTGATCAACACCTTCGCCACGTACGCGCTGGCGTTCTTCTTCCGGCCGCTCGGCGGGATGCTGCTCGGCCGCTTCGCCGACGTCAGGGGCCGGAAGCCGGCGATGATCCTGACCATCGTCCTGATGGCGGGTGGTTCGGTGGCCATCGGTCTCCTGCCGACGTTCGACCAGGTCGGCTGGCTGGCTCCGATCCTGTTGCTGCTGGCCAGGGTGGCGCAGGGACTCTCACTCGGTGGCGAGGTCTCCAACGCTTCGGCCTACTTGGGCGAGATCGCGCCGCCCGCTCGCCGCGGGCGGTACTCCGCCTTCTTCTACATCTCGACCGGTTCCGCCGTCCTGATCGCCTCGGTCCTCGGTTTCGTGCTCGCGCGAACGATGTCCAAAGCGGACTTGACGGCGTACGGCTGGCGGATCCCGTTCCTGCTCGGCGGCGTTCTCGGCATCATCGGCCTGTGGCTCCGGCGCAGTCTCGCCGAAACCGAGATCTTCGAGGAGAAGAAGTCGACCGCGCGCCGGGTCGAGCGCCCGCTGCGCACCACTCTTCGCGAGCACCCGCGCGCCGTCGTGCAGCTCGTGGGCTTCTCGATGCTGTCGACCCTTTGCTATTACACGTTCTTCAGCGCCCTGACCTCGTTCGCGGTCAAGACCCGCAAGGCCGATGACGTCGACGTGTTCCTCGCGTTGTCGATCGCGACGGCGCTGTTCGTCGCCCTTCAATACCCGTTAGGCGCGCTGTCGGACCGCTTCGGCCGCAAGCCGCAGCTGCTCGTCTGGTCGGCGGCGACCGCGATCCTCATCGTCCCACTGTCCACTTTGGTCCGTCCGGGGCTGCCGGGACTGCTGGTCGTGTTCTGCGTCGGGCTCTGCCTGTACACGGCGATGACGTCGATCGCGCCCGCGATCATGAGCGAGCTGTTCCCCACCGAACTGCGCGGTCTGGGCATCGGTGCCTGGTACAACCTGACCGTCGCGCTGTTCGGCGGCACCGCTCCCCTGGTGCTCACCGCGCTGTCCGACGCCGGATTGTCGACGCTGTTCTTCTGGTACGTGGCCGCCGGAGCGGTGATCGCGTTCTTCGTGATCCGGACCTTGCCGGAGACCAAGGGCAGCGACCTGCGCTGA
- a CDS encoding RecQ family ATP-dependent DNA helicase, producing MDTSTLRDRAETLLQSLAGEGARLRDDQWTAIEALVAHSRRALVVQRTGWGKSAVYFLATALLRERGSGPTVIISPLLALMRNQISAAARAGIHAVTMNSANQQEWDHVQAAIAAGEVDVLLVSPERLNNPDFRDTVLPKLTASAGLLVVDEAHCISDWGHDFRPDYRRLRTLLKDLPEGVPVLATTATANDRVATDVAEQLGIGNGGGTLVLRGTLDRESLHLSVAKLPTSQARLAWLAEHLAELPGSGIIYTLTVAAAHDVAGLLTERGYPVAAYTGKTDPADRQAAEDDLLNNNVKALVATSALGMGFDKPDLGFVVHLGAPSSPIAYYQQVGRAGRGVDRAEVILLPGHEDKDIWAYFGSLAFPDELRVTQVLNALAYADRPLSTPALEPFVELSRSRLEMVLKVLDVDGAVRRVKGGWEGTGEEWRYDKERYARVSAARTNEQNAMLAYLETTGCRMEYLRKQLDDPEATPCGRCDNCTGKQWDTTISEDVVDATQQRLRRPGVEIAPRKMWPTGMAGLDVPLSGRLPAGEQAETGQVVGRVTDVGWGTRLRELVGPSAADTELPDAVFQACIEVLKGWQWTERPVAVVEVPSATRPRLVHSLATKLAAIGRLEYLGTIASAGPPPRQANSAQRLADLWKRLSLPEDLAAKVAAAEGPILLVDDLIDTGWTVTLSARLLRQAGARSVLPFALASTS from the coding sequence GTGGACACATCGACTCTCCGGGACCGCGCCGAGACCCTCCTCCAGTCCTTGGCGGGCGAAGGCGCCCGGCTGCGCGACGACCAGTGGACGGCCATCGAGGCGCTGGTCGCGCACAGCCGTCGCGCGCTCGTCGTGCAGCGCACCGGCTGGGGGAAGTCGGCGGTGTACTTCCTGGCCACCGCGCTGCTGCGGGAACGCGGCAGCGGCCCGACGGTGATCATCTCGCCGCTGCTCGCGCTGATGCGCAACCAGATCTCCGCGGCGGCGCGGGCGGGCATCCACGCGGTGACGATGAACTCCGCGAACCAGCAGGAGTGGGACCACGTGCAGGCCGCGATCGCGGCGGGCGAGGTCGACGTCCTCCTGGTCAGCCCGGAACGGCTCAACAACCCGGACTTCCGCGACACCGTCCTGCCGAAGCTGACCGCGAGCGCCGGTCTGCTCGTGGTCGACGAGGCGCACTGCATCTCGGACTGGGGCCACGACTTCCGGCCGGACTACCGCCGGCTGCGGACACTGCTGAAAGACCTGCCCGAGGGCGTCCCGGTGCTCGCCACCACAGCGACCGCGAACGACCGGGTGGCGACCGACGTCGCCGAACAACTCGGCATCGGCAACGGGGGCGGCACCCTCGTCCTGCGCGGCACCCTCGACCGCGAGAGCCTTCACCTGTCAGTGGCCAAACTGCCGACCTCCCAGGCCCGGCTCGCCTGGCTGGCCGAGCATCTGGCGGAACTGCCGGGATCCGGGATCATCTACACGCTCACCGTCGCGGCCGCACACGACGTCGCGGGACTGTTGACGGAGCGCGGTTATCCGGTCGCCGCCTACACCGGGAAGACCGATCCGGCGGACCGACAGGCCGCCGAAGACGATCTGCTGAACAACAACGTCAAGGCACTGGTGGCCACTTCGGCGCTGGGCATGGGGTTCGACAAGCCGGACCTGGGCTTCGTCGTCCACCTCGGCGCCCCGTCCTCGCCGATCGCGTACTACCAGCAGGTCGGCCGTGCCGGACGTGGCGTCGATCGCGCCGAGGTGATCCTGTTGCCCGGCCACGAGGACAAGGACATCTGGGCGTACTTCGGTTCGCTCGCCTTCCCGGACGAACTGCGGGTGACGCAGGTGCTCAACGCGCTGGCGTACGCGGACCGTCCACTGTCGACACCCGCGCTCGAGCCGTTCGTCGAACTGTCCCGGTCCCGGCTGGAGATGGTCCTCAAGGTGCTGGACGTCGACGGCGCCGTCCGCCGCGTGAAGGGCGGCTGGGAAGGCACCGGCGAAGAGTGGCGCTACGACAAGGAACGCTACGCGCGGGTGAGCGCGGCGCGGACCAACGAGCAGAACGCCATGCTCGCCTACCTCGAAACCACCGGCTGCCGGATGGAGTACCTGCGGAAGCAGCTGGACGATCCGGAGGCGACGCCTTGCGGGCGATGCGACAACTGCACCGGAAAGCAGTGGGACACCACGATTTCCGAGGACGTCGTCGACGCCACCCAGCAACGGCTGCGCCGTCCCGGTGTCGAGATCGCGCCACGGAAGATGTGGCCGACCGGGATGGCCGGGCTGGACGTCCCGCTGTCGGGGCGGCTGCCCGCGGGCGAGCAGGCCGAGACCGGTCAGGTCGTCGGCCGGGTGACCGACGTCGGCTGGGGAACGCGGCTGCGTGAACTCGTCGGCCCGTCCGCGGCGGACACCGAACTCCCCGATGCGGTCTTCCAAGCCTGCATCGAGGTGCTCAAGGGCTGGCAGTGGACCGAGCGTCCGGTCGCCGTGGTGGAAGTGCCCTCCGCCACTCGGCCCCGGCTGGTCCACAGTCTGGCGACGAAGCTGGCAGCGATCGGGCGCCTGGAGTATCTGGGCACCATCGCCTCGGCGGGGCCGCCCCCGCGTCAGGCGAACAGCGCGCAACGGCTGGCCGATCTGTGGAAGCGGCTCAGCCTTCCCGAGGACCTCGCCGCCAAGGTCGCCGCGGCCGAGGGCCCCATCCTGCTGGTCGACGATCTGATCGACACCGGGTGGACGGTGACGCTGTCCGCGCGCCTGCTGCGCCAGGCCGGTGCTCGGTCCGTTCTGCCGTTCGCTCTCGCCAGCACCTCATGA
- the nadD gene encoding nicotinate-nucleotide adenylyltransferase codes for MSPRRIGVMGGTFDPVHHGHLVAASEVQSRFALDEVIFVPTGQPWQKSDRVVTRAEDRYLMTVIATASNPVFSVSRVDIDRVGQTYTVDTLRDLRAEYPDDQLFFITGADALEQILTWRNADELFELAHFIGVTRPGYRLNSQHLPSGKVSLVEVTAMAISSTACRERVEGGEPVWYLVPDGVVRYIAKKDLYRKDRGA; via the coding sequence ATGTCACCACGCAGGATCGGGGTCATGGGCGGCACCTTCGACCCCGTGCACCACGGACACCTCGTCGCGGCCAGTGAGGTCCAGTCGCGGTTCGCGCTCGACGAGGTCATCTTCGTGCCCACCGGCCAGCCGTGGCAGAAATCCGACAGGGTGGTCACCCGGGCCGAGGACCGCTACCTGATGACGGTCATCGCGACGGCGTCCAATCCCGTGTTCTCGGTCAGCCGCGTCGACATCGACCGCGTCGGGCAGACCTACACCGTCGACACCCTGCGCGATCTGCGCGCGGAATACCCGGACGACCAGCTGTTCTTCATCACCGGCGCGGACGCGCTCGAACAGATTCTCACCTGGCGCAATGCCGACGAGCTGTTCGAACTGGCGCATTTCATCGGCGTCACCAGGCCCGGGTACCGGCTGAATTCGCAGCATCTGCCGAGCGGGAAGGTGAGCCTGGTCGAGGTGACCGCGATGGCGATCTCGTCCACCGCCTGCCGCGAGCGGGTCGAAGGCGGGGAACCCGTCTGGTACCTCGTCCCGGACGGTGTGGTGCGCTACATCGCCAAAAAGGACCTCTATCGCAAAGACCGGGGTGCCTGA
- the rsfS gene encoding ribosome silencing factor, with the protein MTATSEARELAVAAAHAAADKKASDVVVLDVSDQLVITDAFVIASAPNERLVGAIVDNVEEQLRLGGHKPVRREGAREGRWVLLDYVDVVIHVQHQEERSFYGLERLWKDCPRIEVEGLETPAEEDPADAQGAS; encoded by the coding sequence GTGACAGCCACGTCCGAGGCACGAGAGCTGGCCGTAGCGGCCGCCCATGCGGCGGCGGACAAGAAGGCGAGCGACGTGGTCGTGCTGGACGTGTCCGACCAGCTGGTCATCACCGACGCCTTCGTGATCGCGTCCGCGCCCAACGAGCGACTGGTCGGCGCGATCGTCGACAACGTCGAGGAGCAGCTGCGGCTCGGCGGGCACAAGCCGGTCCGCCGCGAAGGCGCCCGCGAGGGCCGCTGGGTCCTGCTGGACTACGTCGACGTCGTTATCCACGTCCAGCACCAGGAGGAACGCTCCTTCTACGGTCTCGAGCGGCTCTGGAAGGACTGCCCGCGGATCGAGGTCGAAGGGTTGGAGACACCTGCCGAGGAGGACCCCGCCGACGCGCAAGGCGCCTCGTGA
- a CDS encoding histidine phosphatase family protein → MSPRRLVLWRHGETDYNAAGRMQGHLDSALTPVGWNQARFAVPALARFSPDLVIASDLRRATDTATVLTEAIGVPLRIDKRLRETHLGEWQGFTGQQVDEAYPGERARWRVDATWAPPGGESRVDVAERALEVVADLDQANSDAGDAVLLATHGGLIIALTAKLLGLPVPSWPSLGGIANCHWVELTRRDGNWRLAAYNAGITG, encoded by the coding sequence GTGAGTCCGCGGCGCCTGGTGCTCTGGCGCCACGGCGAGACCGACTACAACGCGGCGGGCCGGATGCAGGGGCATCTGGACTCCGCGTTGACGCCGGTCGGCTGGAACCAGGCCAGGTTCGCCGTGCCCGCGCTCGCCCGGTTCTCCCCGGATCTGGTGATCGCCTCGGATCTGCGCCGCGCGACCGACACGGCCACCGTGCTCACGGAGGCCATCGGCGTCCCGCTGAGGATCGACAAGCGCCTCCGGGAAACCCATCTGGGTGAATGGCAGGGCTTCACCGGCCAGCAGGTCGACGAGGCGTACCCCGGTGAACGCGCTCGCTGGCGGGTCGACGCGACCTGGGCGCCGCCGGGCGGCGAGTCGCGAGTGGACGTCGCGGAACGCGCGCTGGAGGTCGTCGCCGATCTGGACCAGGCCAATTCCGACGCGGGCGACGCCGTTCTGCTGGCCACTCACGGTGGTCTGATCATCGCGCTGACAGCGAAGCTGCTCGGCCTGCCGGTCCCGTCCTGGCCGTCACTGGGCGGGATCGCGAACTGTCACTGGGTCGAACTGACCCGGCGTGACGGGAACTGGCGCCTGGCCGCCTACAACGCGGGAATCACCGGCTGA
- the octT gene encoding diglucosylglycerate octanoyltransferase, translated as MAPRLLVFGDSLSFHGPDGPLAADDARLWPNIAAEALGGAADLVAGFGWNARDAWWSLVGDPRVWADLHHVDAVVLAVGSMDTLPSPLPTYLRTGLRYLRPDPLRRVVRKTYLAAQPRLAIALRGRPVVLPSKLTVHYLDTAVGALRVLRPDLPIFGILPSVHRSDAYGRVHTARAGAVAAMTAWGRRADVPLLDLGAVVGDHVLSGRGNPDGMHWGWEGHAAVGAEMARLMAPVLRPAAT; from the coding sequence ATGGCCCCGCGCCTGCTGGTGTTCGGCGATTCCCTCAGCTTCCACGGCCCGGACGGTCCGCTCGCCGCCGACGACGCGCGTCTGTGGCCCAACATCGCCGCCGAAGCGCTCGGTGGTGCGGCGGATCTCGTCGCCGGGTTCGGCTGGAACGCTCGCGACGCCTGGTGGTCGCTGGTCGGCGACCCGCGTGTCTGGGCCGATCTCCACCACGTCGACGCCGTCGTGCTGGCCGTCGGGAGCATGGACACGCTGCCCTCGCCGTTGCCCACCTACCTGCGCACCGGTCTGCGCTACCTGCGACCCGACCCGCTGCGCCGGGTGGTGCGCAAGACGTACCTGGCGGCTCAGCCACGGCTCGCGATCGCCCTCCGAGGACGTCCGGTGGTCTTGCCTTCGAAGCTGACCGTCCATTACCTCGACACCGCCGTCGGAGCCTTGCGGGTGCTGCGGCCGGACCTGCCGATCTTCGGCATCCTGCCGTCCGTTCACCGGTCCGACGCCTACGGCCGGGTGCACACCGCCCGCGCCGGCGCCGTCGCCGCCATGACCGCGTGGGGGCGGCGCGCGGACGTCCCGCTGCTGGATCTCGGTGCCGTCGTCGGTGATCACGTACTGAGCGGTCGTGGCAATCCGGACGGGATGCACTGGGGATGGGAAGGACATGCCGCCGTTGGCGCGGAAATGGCCCGCCTGATGGCCCCGGTGCTGCGCCCCGCGGCAACGTAG
- a CDS encoding DegV family protein, with protein sequence MSVAVVTDSTAHLPEGFAERNGIRVVPLHVLVDGVVFLDGVEMGPGALAEALGKRSLVTTSRPTPAEFVKEFRAALAEGADAVVSVHLSRELSGTWEAAVLAAQEVGPDKVRVVDSRSTAMGLGFAALRAASAAADGADPAEVEAAAVDAVSRSETLFAVETLEYLRRGGRIGPAAALLGTALAVKPVLHMSEGRIQPLEKVRTMNRAVARLVELAVKAAEGGLADIAVHHLASPERAVELANRLEESISCPEGCVVSEIGAVIGAHTGPGVLGVVIQRAG encoded by the coding sequence GTGTCGGTCGCCGTAGTCACGGATTCCACCGCCCACCTGCCGGAAGGCTTCGCCGAACGGAACGGGATCCGGGTGGTCCCGTTGCACGTCCTCGTGGACGGTGTCGTCTTCCTCGACGGCGTCGAAATGGGCCCCGGGGCCTTGGCCGAAGCGCTCGGCAAGCGCAGTCTGGTGACGACGTCCCGGCCGACGCCCGCCGAATTCGTCAAGGAATTCCGGGCGGCGCTGGCCGAGGGTGCGGACGCCGTCGTGTCGGTCCATCTGTCCCGGGAGTTGTCCGGGACATGGGAGGCGGCTGTGCTCGCCGCTCAGGAGGTCGGGCCGGACAAAGTGCGTGTGGTCGATTCGCGCAGCACCGCGATGGGGCTCGGCTTCGCCGCCCTGCGAGCGGCGAGTGCCGCCGCGGACGGAGCCGATCCGGCCGAGGTGGAGGCCGCGGCTGTCGACGCGGTGAGCCGCTCGGAGACCTTGTTCGCCGTCGAGACCCTCGAGTACCTGCGCCGTGGAGGGCGGATCGGCCCGGCGGCGGCTCTGCTCGGCACGGCGCTCGCGGTGAAGCCGGTGCTCCACATGTCCGAGGGCCGCATCCAGCCGCTGGAGAAGGTGCGGACGATGAATCGTGCGGTGGCACGCCTGGTCGAGCTAGCCGTGAAGGCGGCCGAAGGCGGGCTCGCCGACATCGCCGTCCATCACCTGGCTTCGCCGGAGCGCGCCGTCGAACTGGCCAACCGGCTGGAAGAGTCCATCAGCTGCCCGGAGGGGTGCGTGGTGTCGGAGATCGGCGCCGTCATCGGGGCCCACACCGGTCCCGGTGTGCTCGGTGTCGTGATCCAGCGGGCGGGTTAG
- a CDS encoding helix-hairpin-helix domain-containing protein, whose amino-acid sequence MFDQTARPPGSSANARLAWLAAQLSPPTTQGPPAGRLMRRWVPARFTADGIPVNRRWFAVVAVLIAVAVIVTGAIALFGHRPGAETPPPLPSAKAAGEAPAAAAKAPLVISVVGRVLKPGLVTIPPGARVADALTAAGGAPPGTDLTGLNLARRLTDGEQVAVGVAVPAAAGTATPPGKLDLNTATAEQLDSLPGVGEVMAKRIVDWRSGHGGFTTVEQLRDVEGIGESKYSKIRELVSVG is encoded by the coding sequence GTGTTCGACCAAACCGCCCGTCCACCGGGTTCCTCCGCCAACGCCAGGCTGGCGTGGCTGGCCGCGCAGCTGTCGCCGCCCACCACCCAGGGCCCGCCCGCGGGCAGGCTCATGCGCCGCTGGGTGCCCGCCCGGTTCACGGCGGACGGGATTCCGGTGAACCGGCGGTGGTTCGCCGTGGTGGCCGTGCTGATCGCGGTGGCCGTGATCGTGACCGGCGCGATCGCTTTGTTCGGACACCGGCCGGGGGCGGAGACCCCGCCGCCCCTGCCGTCGGCGAAGGCCGCCGGAGAAGCCCCCGCCGCGGCGGCCAAGGCACCTCTGGTGATCAGCGTCGTCGGCCGGGTGCTCAAACCCGGCTTGGTCACCATCCCTCCGGGCGCACGGGTCGCCGATGCCCTCACGGCGGCCGGTGGGGCACCGCCCGGAACGGATCTGACCGGGCTGAACCTGGCCCGGCGGCTCACCGACGGCGAGCAGGTGGCCGTGGGCGTTGCTGTGCCGGCCGCGGCCGGCACAGCAACGCCGCCGGGGAAGCTCGACCTGAACACGGCCACGGCCGAGCAACTCGACTCCCTGCCCGGGGTCGGCGAAGTGATGGCCAAACGCATCGTCGACTGGCGGTCCGGGCACGGCGGGTTCACCACGGTCGAGCAACTCCGTGACGTAGAAGGGATCGGCGAAAGCAAGTACAGCAAAATCCGGGAACTGGTGTCCGTCGGATGA